From a single Planctellipticum variicoloris genomic region:
- a CDS encoding DUF3634 family protein, whose protein sequence is MSLGDALFAAGLFAAFGGIVWSAMQPRYEFVLRIRGGKLTPARGRVTAAFLHTAIGIVEENGVEQGWIAGERHGKRVRLAVSRSFPAGAAQQLRNAWHF, encoded by the coding sequence ATGAGTCTCGGCGACGCGCTCTTCGCGGCCGGGCTGTTCGCCGCCTTCGGCGGCATCGTCTGGTCGGCGATGCAGCCCCGGTACGAGTTCGTGCTCCGCATTCGCGGAGGAAAGCTGACTCCGGCCCGCGGCAGAGTGACGGCGGCGTTTCTGCACACCGCCATCGGAATCGTGGAGGAAAATGGCGTCGAGCAGGGCTGGATCGCCGGCGAGCGGCACGGGAAGCGGGTGCGACTGGCCGTCAGCCGCAGTTTTCCGGCCGGAGCGGCCCAGCAGCTTCGGAACGCGTGGCACTTTTGA
- a CDS encoding transposase, with the protein MAMGRRKESRQEPLFVTAEQLPRSQGHPFYKALNALLAEAGFDRWIEKRCQAFYEQVETRGQRSIPPGVYFRMLLVGYFEGIDSQRGIAWRCSDSLSLREFLGIPLDESSPEHSTLSLTRRRLPVEVFEEVFQFVLKIASEKKLLSGKTVGVDSTTLEADAAMKSIVRRDTGEGWKAYVVRLMREEGVIAPDEEPSDEDVRRFDKNRKNKKVSNEEWVSETDPEAKIARMKDGTTHLAYKAEHVVDLESDLILAAEIRPADHGDQQTLVDSVLKAEENLQAIGCEQSIEEVAADKGYHSVATLELCQSLGFRTYIPEPKRKSDWTWTDKTPEDQRAVMGNRQRVRRAKGKQLQKRRSEVCERTFAHVCETGGMRRSWLEGLTEVTKRYLIATAAHNLGRVMWKLLGVGKPRRLQGRNVAVWAVFGAVWSALDWLLRSQTDRAEQPAGLVAPAPIVARLAG; encoded by the coding sequence ATGGCGATGGGACGGCGGAAGGAATCGCGGCAGGAGCCGCTGTTTGTCACGGCGGAGCAGCTGCCCCGCTCGCAGGGACATCCCTTCTACAAAGCGCTCAACGCGCTGCTCGCCGAAGCCGGCTTCGACCGCTGGATCGAGAAGCGGTGCCAGGCGTTCTACGAGCAGGTCGAGACTCGCGGGCAGCGCTCGATCCCGCCGGGCGTCTATTTCCGCATGCTGCTGGTGGGGTACTTCGAAGGGATCGACAGTCAGCGGGGGATCGCCTGGCGATGCTCCGACAGCCTGTCGCTGCGGGAGTTTCTGGGCATTCCGCTCGACGAATCGAGTCCCGAGCATTCGACGCTGTCGCTGACCCGCCGGCGGCTGCCGGTGGAAGTGTTCGAGGAAGTCTTTCAGTTCGTGCTGAAGATCGCGTCCGAAAAGAAGCTGCTCTCAGGCAAGACGGTGGGTGTCGACTCGACGACGCTGGAAGCGGATGCGGCGATGAAGTCGATCGTCCGCCGCGACACCGGCGAAGGCTGGAAGGCGTATGTCGTCCGGCTGATGCGGGAAGAAGGCGTGATTGCTCCCGACGAAGAACCGAGTGACGAAGACGTCCGCCGGTTCGACAAGAACCGCAAGAACAAGAAGGTCTCGAACGAGGAGTGGGTCAGCGAGACCGATCCCGAGGCGAAGATCGCCCGCATGAAGGACGGGACGACGCATCTGGCGTACAAGGCCGAGCACGTGGTGGACCTGGAGAGCGACCTGATCCTGGCCGCGGAGATTCGTCCCGCCGATCACGGGGATCAACAGACGCTGGTCGACAGCGTGCTGAAAGCGGAAGAAAACCTGCAGGCGATCGGCTGCGAACAGAGCATTGAAGAGGTGGCGGCGGACAAGGGGTATCACTCGGTCGCCACGCTGGAACTGTGCCAGTCGCTGGGCTTTCGGACCTACATCCCGGAGCCGAAGCGCAAGAGCGACTGGACGTGGACGGACAAGACGCCGGAGGACCAGCGGGCGGTGATGGGGAACCGTCAGCGGGTCCGGCGGGCGAAGGGGAAGCAGTTGCAGAAACGGCGGAGCGAAGTCTGCGAACGGACCTTCGCTCACGTCTGCGAGACGGGCGGGATGCGTCGGAGCTGGCTCGAAGGCCTGACAGAGGTGACGAAGCGCTACCTGATCGCGACGGCGGCGCACAATCTCGGGCGCGTGATGTGGAAGCTGCTGGGAGTTGGCAAGCCACGGAGACTGCAGGGGCGGAATGTGGCGGTTTGGGCGGTGTTCGGGGCGGTTTGGTCCGCGCTCGATTGGCTCCTGCGGAGCCAGACCGACCGAGCCGAGCAACCCGCCGGACTCGTCGCCCCCGCCCCAATCGTCGCCCGCCTGGCCGGGTGA
- a CDS encoding RraA family protein, with the protein MAAAGLTPAQLADLAKYDSPTICNAVELWNIIPRNEGYMDQSIRACFPKMPPMVGYALTSTFRSMKPPRAGDSYSSIGAQLDAMAAVPGPPVIVFQDLDQPCASATFGEVMCTTYKKFGAKGIVTSGTGRDLDQVEAIDFPAFTNGAIAAHGYCHTISINIPVTVGGMTVYPGDLLHGDLNGVTTIPHSIATEVPGVCQEIADAEAIVLNYLKQESVTVVGFNEARKACGDAINKLGKRLRGEA; encoded by the coding sequence ATGGCCGCCGCCGGTCTCACCCCCGCTCAGCTCGCCGATCTCGCCAAGTACGACTCGCCCACCATCTGCAACGCGGTCGAACTCTGGAACATTATCCCCCGCAACGAAGGCTACATGGACCAGTCCATCAGGGCCTGTTTCCCCAAAATGCCCCCGATGGTCGGCTACGCCCTGACTTCGACCTTCCGCAGCATGAAACCGCCCCGCGCGGGCGATTCCTACAGCAGCATCGGAGCTCAGCTCGACGCCATGGCCGCCGTCCCCGGCCCGCCGGTCATCGTCTTCCAGGATCTCGATCAGCCCTGCGCCTCCGCCACGTTCGGCGAAGTCATGTGCACGACCTACAAGAAATTTGGGGCCAAGGGGATCGTCACCAGCGGCACCGGCCGTGACCTCGACCAGGTCGAAGCCATCGACTTTCCGGCCTTTACAAACGGAGCGATCGCGGCGCACGGCTATTGCCATACGATCTCGATCAACATTCCGGTGACGGTCGGCGGCATGACCGTTTACCCGGGCGACCTGCTCCACGGCGACCTCAATGGCGTCACCACGATTCCCCACTCCATCGCCACCGAAGTCCCGGGCGTTTGCCAGGAAATCGCCGACGCCGAAGCCATCGTCCTGAACTATCTCAAACAGGAATCGGTCACCGTCGTCGGCTTTAACGAAGCCCGCAAGGCGTGCGGCGACGCCATCAACAAACTCGGCAAACGCCTCCGCGGCGAAGCGTAA
- a CDS encoding WD40 repeat domain-containing protein: MCVCGAKQRSLRSTLRRKFLFHAAASGKRSSPSESSRPPSIPFTRKSHPASVSADDSRDSFLTGRSMSSDGTAKSFIILTTIAIALLIASCERRKPVTETRTGRISAATGDAQIIMPKVVDGAEAFSLYELSNAALAREQGRLAEELHWYLLAIETSSSAKPGTELDRLNRAARWLLPPSAQRLAATVRHGDRIYSARFSPDGTRFVTASADGTARVWNTRTGRPSGLVLRHDGTVSVAAFSPDGTMVVTTGADGTARIWNAVSGEPVSPPLVHEAYVLGLSFSRDGSRFVTACIGGTVRVFETATGKTACPPLPHEDYVINAAFSPDGTRIVTACGDGQARIWNAATGESVGAPLSRGSSLTHAEFSPDGGRIVTACQDSDATAAVWDVTSGQAITPPLRHSSSVLNATFSPDGRRVVTSSRDGTAQVWDAATGEAVGIPLRHASEVIGAVYSADGKRVYTASRDHSAQAWDAETGQRLGPPFKHDGIVRDLALSPDGRFLATAGFDGAARIWELATDDPSPVTLPHGDSVTEAWFSPDGSRVVTSSDDKTARVWDASSGKPVTPPLEHEGMVTYATFSPDGTRVVTTSLDGTARIWDASTGKAISPPFEHSDVVWWAKFNFDGSRIATASYDNTARIWETLTGRQVGGPLQHEDHVWSAEFHPDGSRVVTAGDDGIVRIWDAGTGRNVGPNLQDSGAATRARFSPDGTRILLVCNNHTVRLCDSTTGAPASAPLIHGDEIRYAGFSPDGKLIVTACDDQTVQVWEVSTGRRFRPEFRCSARMIYVGFSADGLRIVAHGDGTAAHVWDLLTTLPLDHSIPRDLKVFSATFSPDGTRIITGNKEDAAQIWTLLPPAPRTGIDGNEITVSRLRLAIELRTGCLLDPMSRAIDPISSAEMLRRWEQLGPTENRHDVRAWQDLTKEELDELGVSQ; encoded by the coding sequence ATGTGCGTCTGCGGAGCCAAGCAACGTTCGCTGCGTTCCACGTTGCGCCGCAAGTTCCTGTTTCATGCCGCCGCAAGCGGTAAACGATCATCACCATCAGAAAGTAGCAGGCCCCCTTCCATCCCGTTTACACGGAAATCTCATCCGGCTAGCGTATCCGCTGATGACAGCCGAGATTCTTTTCTGACAGGCCGTTCAATGAGTTCCGACGGGACCGCGAAGTCCTTCATCATTCTCACAACCATCGCTATCGCACTATTGATTGCGAGCTGTGAACGAAGAAAGCCTGTGACGGAAACTCGGACAGGAAGAATCAGCGCCGCCACCGGGGATGCTCAAATCATCATGCCAAAAGTCGTCGATGGCGCCGAGGCGTTTTCGCTGTATGAACTTTCGAATGCTGCCCTCGCCCGCGAACAGGGCCGGCTCGCCGAAGAACTGCATTGGTATCTCCTGGCCATCGAGACCTCTTCGTCGGCAAAACCAGGGACGGAACTGGATCGGCTGAACCGTGCTGCCCGCTGGTTGCTGCCCCCCAGTGCCCAGCGACTGGCAGCGACTGTACGTCACGGCGACAGAATCTACAGCGCGAGATTCAGCCCGGACGGGACCAGGTTCGTGACTGCCAGCGCCGACGGAACGGCCAGAGTCTGGAACACGCGAACCGGCCGCCCGTCAGGTCTGGTTCTCCGCCACGATGGCACGGTCTCAGTCGCCGCATTCAGCCCCGATGGAACAATGGTCGTCACGACCGGCGCAGACGGAACGGCACGTATCTGGAACGCAGTCAGCGGTGAACCTGTCAGCCCTCCGCTGGTGCACGAGGCGTACGTGCTCGGCCTCTCATTCAGTCGCGATGGTTCGCGATTCGTCACAGCGTGCATTGGCGGGACAGTCAGAGTCTTCGAGACGGCGACCGGGAAAACGGCCTGCCCGCCTCTGCCGCACGAAGACTATGTGATTAACGCCGCCTTCAGCCCGGACGGTACTCGCATCGTCACCGCCTGCGGAGACGGCCAGGCCCGCATCTGGAATGCTGCCACCGGGGAATCAGTCGGTGCGCCGTTGTCGCGAGGAAGCTCGTTGACGCATGCTGAATTCAGCCCGGACGGCGGTCGCATCGTGACGGCCTGCCAGGACAGCGACGCAACCGCGGCCGTCTGGGATGTGACATCCGGCCAGGCCATCACTCCGCCGCTGCGCCACTCATCAAGCGTCCTTAACGCCACCTTCAGCCCTGATGGCCGCCGTGTAGTCACTTCCAGCCGTGACGGCACCGCACAGGTTTGGGACGCTGCTACCGGCGAAGCGGTCGGCATTCCTCTGCGGCACGCGAGTGAAGTGATTGGGGCGGTGTACTCCGCCGACGGGAAACGTGTCTACACCGCGAGTCGGGACCATAGCGCCCAGGCGTGGGATGCGGAGACTGGCCAGAGACTTGGCCCGCCATTCAAACACGACGGCATCGTCCGAGACCTGGCTCTCAGTCCGGACGGCCGGTTCCTCGCAACCGCGGGCTTTGATGGCGCCGCACGCATCTGGGAGTTAGCAACCGACGATCCGTCGCCCGTCACGCTGCCCCACGGGGACTCCGTGACCGAGGCCTGGTTCAGTCCGGACGGCAGTCGGGTCGTGACCTCCAGTGACGACAAGACGGCACGTGTCTGGGATGCTTCCAGCGGAAAACCGGTTACCCCTCCTCTGGAGCATGAAGGAATGGTGACTTACGCCACTTTCAGCCCGGACGGAACCAGGGTCGTCACGACAAGCCTGGACGGTACCGCCCGCATCTGGGATGCCAGCACGGGTAAGGCGATTTCCCCCCCTTTTGAACACTCCGACGTGGTCTGGTGGGCAAAATTCAATTTCGACGGTTCGCGGATCGCTACTGCCAGCTACGACAATACGGCCCGCATCTGGGAGACATTAACCGGGCGGCAGGTCGGCGGCCCGCTGCAACATGAGGATCACGTCTGGTCAGCCGAGTTCCACCCCGACGGCAGCCGGGTCGTAACGGCCGGCGATGATGGGATCGTCAGGATCTGGGATGCCGGTACCGGCCGGAATGTCGGGCCCAATCTGCAGGACTCAGGCGCAGCAACGCGAGCTCGGTTCAGCCCGGATGGCACACGCATTCTGCTCGTGTGCAATAATCACACCGTACGCCTCTGCGACAGTACGACGGGGGCGCCAGCATCTGCACCACTGATCCACGGAGATGAAATTAGATACGCAGGCTTCAGTCCCGACGGGAAGCTGATCGTGACGGCCTGCGATGATCAGACCGTTCAAGTCTGGGAAGTCTCGACGGGCAGACGCTTCCGACCGGAATTCCGATGTTCCGCACGAATGATCTATGTGGGATTCAGTGCCGACGGCCTGCGCATTGTCGCCCACGGCGACGGCACGGCAGCCCATGTCTGGGATCTGCTGACAACACTGCCGCTCGATCACTCGATCCCGCGCGACCTCAAAGTCTTCAGTGCGACCTTCAGCCCGGATGGAACCCGCATCATCACCGGCAACAAGGAAGACGCCGCCCAGATCTGGACGTTACTTCCTCCAGCCCCACGCACCGGCATCGACGGGAACGAGATTACCGTGTCGCGTCTCAGGCTCGCCATCGAGTTACGCACCGGCTGCCTTCTCGACCCTATGAGCCGGGCAATCGATCCGATTTCTTCCGCAGAGATGCTGCGTCGCTGGGAGCAGCTTGGCCCCACGGAGAATCGCCACGATGTCCGCGCGTGGCAGGATCTCACCAAGGAGGAGCTTGACGAGCTTGGAGTTTCCCAGTGA
- a CDS encoding alpha/beta hydrolase translates to MSTHTVALFAGILLALSASTAPAQSDAPSLPAPPEGYDTRRDGIDRGKLETVEYDSTTVGLKRKAQVYTPPGFDRNRTYPVLYLLHGIGGDEHEWTRHGAPDVILDNLYADQQAVPMIVVLPNGRAAQDVTARDPIPKQSPAFAAFEQDLLTDLIPFIEKTYSVKADRESRALAGLSMGGGQSLNFGLNNLDTFAWVGGFSSAPNTRPPAKLLKDVDATKKLRLLYVACGDQDGLFRVTQGVHAMLDEQQVPHVYNVIVGGRHDFKVWKSDLYQFARRVFQGTP, encoded by the coding sequence ATGAGCACGCACACCGTCGCCCTTTTCGCCGGCATCCTGCTGGCGCTGTCCGCATCAACGGCCCCGGCCCAGTCTGACGCCCCCAGTCTTCCCGCGCCGCCGGAGGGCTATGACACCCGCCGCGATGGCATCGATCGCGGCAAGCTGGAAACCGTTGAGTACGATTCGACGACCGTCGGGCTGAAGCGCAAGGCGCAGGTCTACACGCCGCCGGGTTTTGACAGGAACCGCACGTATCCCGTCCTGTACCTCCTGCACGGCATCGGCGGTGACGAGCACGAGTGGACCCGCCACGGTGCACCCGACGTGATTCTCGACAATCTCTACGCCGACCAGCAGGCGGTGCCGATGATCGTCGTCCTGCCAAACGGACGGGCCGCGCAGGACGTCACCGCACGCGATCCGATCCCGAAGCAGTCGCCGGCGTTCGCGGCGTTCGAGCAGGACCTGCTCACCGATCTGATTCCGTTCATCGAGAAGACCTACTCGGTGAAGGCAGATCGCGAATCTCGCGCCCTCGCCGGTCTGTCGATGGGGGGCGGGCAGTCGCTCAACTTTGGCCTCAACAACCTCGACACGTTCGCCTGGGTCGGAGGCTTCTCCTCGGCCCCGAACACCCGGCCCCCCGCCAAGCTGCTCAAGGATGTCGACGCGACGAAGAAACTCCGGCTGCTGTACGTCGCCTGCGGCGATCAGGACGGCCTGTTTCGCGTGACTCAAGGTGTGCACGCAATGCTCGATGAACAGCAGGTCCCGCACGTCTACAACGTCATCGTCGGCGGGCGGCACGACTTCAAGGTCTGGAAAAGCGATCTGTACCAGTTCGCCCGGCGGGTGTTTCAGGGCACGCCGTAG
- a CDS encoding carbonic anhydrase, whose translation MNHLLHGVRQFHSQIFQREREFFAKLAGGQNPSALVISCSDSRVDPNLITQSGPGELFVMRNAGNMVPPYGAGAGGEAATIEYAVSVLGVRDIIVCGHSQCGAMKALLHPESLEKLPTVRQWLQHAEATRRIVTENYAHVDDSEYLLEITVREHILVQIENLQTHPSVAAALQRGQLTLHGWEYGLEDGAINAYCTEREGFAPLQEEAKPVTRKNRSVSGKHRKQ comes from the coding sequence ATGAACCACCTGCTGCACGGCGTCCGCCAGTTTCACTCGCAGATTTTTCAGCGAGAACGCGAATTCTTCGCCAAACTCGCCGGCGGGCAGAATCCGAGTGCCCTCGTCATCAGTTGCTCCGACTCCCGCGTTGATCCGAATCTGATTACCCAGTCCGGCCCCGGCGAGCTGTTCGTCATGCGCAACGCCGGGAACATGGTTCCGCCGTACGGCGCGGGCGCCGGCGGTGAAGCGGCGACCATCGAATACGCCGTCAGCGTCCTGGGCGTGCGGGATATCATCGTCTGCGGCCATTCCCAGTGCGGCGCCATGAAGGCGTTGCTGCACCCGGAGTCGCTGGAAAAGCTGCCGACCGTCCGACAATGGCTGCAGCATGCCGAAGCCACCCGGCGGATCGTCACGGAGAACTACGCCCACGTGGACGATTCCGAGTATCTGCTGGAAATCACCGTTCGCGAGCACATTCTCGTCCAGATCGAGAACCTGCAGACCCATCCGTCGGTCGCCGCCGCGCTGCAGCGCGGACAACTGACGCTGCACGGATGGGAATACGGCCTGGAAGACGGCGCCATCAACGCCTACTGCACCGAACGAGAAGGCTTCGCGCCGCTGCAGGAGGAGGCGAAACCGGTGACTCGCAAGAACCGCAGCGTTTCGGGAAAGCACCGCAAGCAGTAG
- the trmB gene encoding tRNA (guanine(46)-N(7))-methyltransferase TrmB codes for MKPPRPAPPSSPATDPDVEFGVRVPGKVLPEDQWARTAIKKLPPPGPLDFAAIFGRTAPIVLDLGCGNGRSTLCSAVARPDHDHVASDILPVVIRYGTRRANQRGLSNVRFAVIGGREFLEQYVAPGTIAEIDCYHPQPYYERREVFKRLITPEFLALVHRCLIPGGTLILQTDNPTYWRYMKEVVPAFFELTEHLAPWPDAPKGRTRREILALREKLPVFRAVCRARTDLTEADLDRLAQELPFPKFNADRKLARLDQLEREGSDKPRQSRPPRR; via the coding sequence TTGAAGCCCCCCCGCCCTGCCCCGCCGTCCTCACCAGCCACCGATCCCGATGTCGAATTCGGCGTCCGCGTGCCGGGGAAGGTGCTGCCCGAAGATCAGTGGGCGCGGACGGCAATCAAGAAACTGCCGCCCCCCGGCCCGCTCGACTTCGCCGCCATCTTTGGACGGACAGCTCCGATCGTGCTCGACCTGGGCTGCGGCAATGGGCGGTCGACGCTGTGCAGCGCCGTCGCCCGGCCGGATCATGACCACGTGGCGTCGGACATTCTGCCGGTGGTGATCCGCTACGGCACCCGCCGGGCCAATCAGCGGGGCCTGTCGAATGTCCGGTTCGCGGTGATCGGCGGCAGGGAATTTCTCGAACAGTATGTCGCGCCGGGGACCATCGCCGAGATCGACTGCTATCACCCGCAGCCCTATTACGAGCGTCGAGAGGTCTTCAAGCGGCTGATCACGCCGGAATTCCTGGCGCTGGTCCATCGCTGCCTGATCCCTGGCGGCACGCTCATCCTGCAGACCGATAACCCGACCTACTGGCGCTACATGAAGGAGGTCGTCCCGGCTTTCTTCGAGCTGACCGAACACCTGGCTCCCTGGCCCGACGCCCCCAAGGGCCGGACCCGCCGGGAGATTCTGGCCCTCCGTGAAAAGCTGCCAGTGTTTCGGGCCGTCTGCCGGGCCCGGACCGATCTGACGGAGGCCGACCTCGACCGGCTGGCGCAGGAACTTCCCTTCCCGAAGTTCAACGCGGATCGCAAGCTGGCCCGACTTGACCAGTTGGAGCGGGAGGGGAGCGACAAGCCTCGCCAAAGCCGACCGCCGAGGCGGTAG
- a CDS encoding MarR family winged helix-turn-helix transcriptional regulator: MTIPSELPLALRAAYLALHRRSETQFAAHGVTADQFVLLATLARGQALTQRELARRMSSDPSTVRAMLVLLERSGLVRRETHPTDARARTVALTPAGKRKFRQLWTASEAIRQQMFHAMQPAEAEMLVRLLTQVAQALHGESIAVHETDPDSSEETAA; this comes from the coding sequence GTGACGATCCCGTCCGAACTGCCGCTGGCGCTCCGCGCCGCCTACCTGGCCCTCCACCGCCGGTCAGAGACGCAATTCGCAGCGCACGGCGTCACAGCCGACCAGTTTGTGCTGCTGGCGACGCTCGCCCGCGGGCAGGCCCTCACTCAGCGCGAACTCGCCCGCCGGATGTCCTCGGACCCCAGCACCGTCCGGGCCATGCTCGTCCTCCTGGAACGGAGCGGGCTCGTCCGCCGAGAGACCCATCCGACCGACGCCCGCGCGCGAACCGTCGCCCTCACGCCGGCCGGCAAACGCAAGTTCCGGCAGCTCTGGACGGCGAGCGAAGCGATCCGGCAGCAGATGTTCCATGCCATGCAGCCCGCCGAAGCGGAGATGCTGGTACGGCTCCTCACGCAGGTCGCTCAGGCGCTCCACGGCGAATCCATTGCAGTCCACGAAACCGACCCCGATTCCTCCGAGGAGACCGCAGCATGA
- a CDS encoding recombinase family protein: MTRSVQIPSRPERGRGLFYSRDSGGHHEQTPTQYVQWASAEAEKLGVNFRGTGMQIDRLIASGQSHHGDLFFDNSVGGNQLKRPALDALNREILRDRNVSHIFIPRRDRLARPDHAVDGVVLEKELRGLGITLVFMNATLVPLRRGQRQNVGEVITACIDYEASGKFRDELAEKMLYAQLQLASKGFTTGGRAPFGFRRHLVRDDGAAVRQLADGEIVRQKGHHVVWLPGPDEELDLIRRILKLLETVPASRVAKMLNSEGIPSPDAGRRRKGLGVEHAVSGLWHGTMITNIARNPLLRATTSYGRRSMGDRRRFSPSGPRLVEDGDFREDEKPKVIRNPGSEWINANARFEPIVPVEQTDHLSKILDGRAGTQKGKPRSRDPEKNPLGARVFDMECGWPMYRVPYAGSFRYTCGYYQQSHGECCDHNHVGGPLLTKFALAAVRQRLLDPAMRERLVAKLRAKLAETPDADTDRLRQIEQKRGTLADVEQHYQTAAGNLALASCPETFAAIEPRVKELAARKLQLASEIVSLENSQASTITPHESVDAAVALLDHLPTLAEDPENLGSIGRLFQQIDLQVFLRFQSVRKMKRTVNQLSGGILTIGAIPAPVEKYAGPTGRRALKTRQTAENESPAAEAAGLDFTPDSARTAKLLGNVSRDDRI; the protein is encoded by the coding sequence ATGACGCGTTCAGTTCAGATCCCGTCGCGCCCTGAGCGTGGTCGGGGACTGTTCTATTCTCGCGACAGCGGCGGCCATCACGAGCAGACGCCCACTCAATACGTGCAGTGGGCCAGTGCCGAGGCCGAGAAACTCGGAGTGAACTTTCGCGGGACCGGCATGCAGATTGATCGTCTGATCGCGTCAGGTCAGTCCCACCACGGCGATTTGTTTTTCGACAACAGCGTCGGCGGCAATCAGCTGAAACGCCCGGCGCTCGATGCGCTCAATCGCGAGATCCTCCGTGACCGCAATGTGTCCCACATCTTCATTCCACGACGCGATCGACTTGCGCGGCCGGACCATGCCGTCGATGGGGTCGTCCTCGAAAAGGAACTGCGTGGGCTGGGCATCACGCTGGTCTTCATGAATGCGACGCTGGTTCCGCTCCGACGGGGCCAGCGTCAGAACGTCGGCGAAGTCATTACCGCCTGCATCGACTACGAAGCCAGCGGCAAGTTCCGGGACGAACTGGCGGAGAAAATGCTGTATGCCCAGCTGCAACTGGCTTCGAAGGGCTTCACCACCGGTGGGCGGGCGCCATTTGGATTCCGGCGGCACCTGGTTCGCGATGATGGCGCCGCGGTGCGTCAGCTCGCAGACGGCGAGATCGTGCGGCAGAAGGGCCACCATGTCGTCTGGCTGCCCGGCCCCGACGAGGAACTCGATCTGATCCGTCGCATTCTCAAGTTGCTGGAGACGGTACCGGCCAGCCGTGTGGCGAAGATGCTGAATTCAGAGGGGATCCCCTCCCCCGACGCCGGACGCCGAAGGAAAGGCCTGGGAGTCGAGCACGCAGTCAGCGGCTTATGGCACGGTACTATGATCACGAATATCGCCCGCAATCCTCTGTTGCGGGCCACGACCTCCTACGGGCGACGATCCATGGGAGATCGTCGTCGCTTCAGCCCTTCGGGACCGCGACTGGTTGAGGACGGCGATTTCCGCGAGGACGAGAAGCCGAAGGTCATCCGCAATCCTGGCTCCGAGTGGATCAACGCCAACGCCCGTTTCGAGCCGATCGTTCCGGTCGAGCAGACAGATCATCTGTCGAAGATCCTGGACGGCCGCGCCGGGACGCAGAAGGGAAAGCCTCGCTCGCGCGATCCGGAAAAGAATCCGCTGGGGGCTCGCGTCTTTGATATGGAGTGCGGCTGGCCGATGTACCGCGTGCCGTATGCTGGAAGCTTTCGTTACACCTGCGGATACTATCAGCAGAGTCACGGGGAATGCTGCGATCACAACCACGTCGGCGGCCCCCTGCTCACCAAATTCGCACTGGCCGCGGTTCGACAGCGGCTGCTCGACCCCGCCATGCGCGAGCGGCTGGTGGCCAAACTCCGTGCAAAACTCGCGGAAACTCCCGACGCTGACACCGACCGGTTGCGGCAGATCGAGCAGAAGCGGGGAACGCTGGCGGATGTCGAACAGCATTATCAGACGGCCGCTGGCAACCTGGCACTGGCCAGTTGTCCCGAAACCTTTGCCGCGATTGAACCCAGGGTGAAAGAATTGGCTGCCCGGAAGTTGCAGCTCGCCAGCGAGATCGTGTCGCTGGAGAATTCGCAGGCATCCACGATCACGCCGCACGAGTCTGTCGATGCCGCCGTCGCCCTGCTGGATCATTTGCCGACGCTGGCGGAGGATCCGGAAAACCTGGGTTCGATCGGCCGCCTGTTCCAGCAGATCGACCTTCAGGTCTTTCTGCGGTTTCAGTCCGTTCGGAAGATGAAGCGGACCGTCAACCAGCTCAGCGGCGGGATTTTGACGATCGGGGCCATTCCGGCGCCCGTTGAAAAGTACGCCGGGCCGACCGGACGCCGGGCTCTCAAAACCCGGCAGACCGCTGAAAACGAAAGCCCCGCAGCCGAAGCTGCGGGGCTTGACTTCACTCCTGACTCCGCCCGAACGGCGAAGTTGTTAGGAAATGTCAGTCGGGATGACAGGATTTGA
- a CDS encoding RNA polymerase sigma factor, with protein MDLSELIRRYRGPLVGLIASWGTPWADAAEIAQDSFAEAWLHREACRGDWTQPDIFGAWLRGVARNQHRNWIRARRRRERIVKFDSPAVEQAVAATDPEGSDRIERLRQAIQRLPANQRQAVLMHYLEETSVKDVASLLSVSPKTVEGRLYQARRALFRMLGNEPPASLIGTVLTCL; from the coding sequence ATGGACCTGTCCGAGCTGATTCGTCGATATCGTGGGCCGCTCGTGGGGCTGATCGCCTCCTGGGGGACGCCGTGGGCGGATGCTGCTGAGATCGCGCAGGACAGCTTTGCCGAGGCGTGGCTCCATCGGGAAGCGTGCCGAGGCGACTGGACGCAGCCCGACATCTTCGGAGCCTGGCTCCGCGGCGTGGCCCGTAATCAGCATCGCAACTGGATTCGCGCACGCCGCAGACGCGAGCGGATTGTGAAGTTCGATTCGCCCGCTGTCGAGCAGGCTGTCGCGGCAACGGACCCGGAGGGCTCTGACCGGATCGAGCGACTGCGGCAGGCCATTCAGCGACTTCCCGCCAATCAGCGACAGGCCGTCCTGATGCACTACCTGGAAGAAACCAGCGTCAAGGACGTCGCCAGCCTGCTGTCGGTTTCCCCGAAAACCGTCGAAGGTCGCCTCTATCAGGCGCGTCGCGCTCTCTTTCGCATGCTCGGCAACGAGCCTCCTGCGTCGCTGATCGGAACGGTGCTGACATGCCTCTGA